The following are from one region of the Deinococcus betulae genome:
- the nusG gene encoding transcription termination/antitermination protein NusG: protein MSIEWYAVHTYVGQEDRVEQHLMERATKLGMRGTKIFQVIQPEEKAVELQEGGKKVEVTRKLFPGYVFVQMDVEDDDAPGELGESWEVVRGTNGVTGFVGTATRPVPLSFDEVQRLLASVGVAAQPVAAEAPRVKVDFKAGDMVRVTGGPFADFSGLISEVNIPQSKVKVLVSIFGRETPVELDFSQVAK, encoded by the coding sequence ATGAGTATCGAGTGGTACGCCGTGCATACCTACGTGGGTCAGGAAGACCGCGTCGAGCAGCACCTTATGGAGCGTGCGACCAAACTGGGCATGCGCGGCACGAAAATCTTCCAGGTCATTCAGCCTGAAGAAAAGGCTGTCGAACTTCAGGAAGGCGGCAAGAAGGTCGAGGTCACGCGCAAGCTGTTTCCCGGCTACGTCTTCGTGCAGATGGACGTGGAAGATGACGACGCTCCCGGCGAACTGGGCGAGTCATGGGAAGTGGTGCGCGGCACGAACGGCGTGACCGGCTTCGTGGGCACCGCCACCCGCCCCGTCCCACTGTCGTTTGACGAAGTGCAGCGCCTGCTCGCCTCGGTGGGCGTCGCCGCCCAGCCGGTGGCGGCCGAGGCGCCCCGCGTCAAGGTGGACTTCAAGGCAGGCGACATGGTGCGCGTGACCGGCGGTCCCTTTGCGGACTTTAGCGGCCTCATCAGCGAGGTCAACATTCCGCAGTCGAAGGTCAAGGTGCTCGTCAGCATCTTTGGCCGCGAGACGCCGGTCGAACTCGACTTCAGTCAGGTGGCCAAGTAA
- the secE gene encoding preprotein translocase subunit SecE, whose protein sequence is MNLIQYFRDSRAELSRVSWPSRAQVLEGTQAVLIFVVALTLIVYAMDFVFRNLIQLVLP, encoded by the coding sequence ATGAACTTGATTCAGTACTTCCGGGATTCGCGCGCTGAACTCTCGCGGGTCTCGTGGCCCAGCCGGGCGCAGGTGCTCGAAGGCACGCAGGCCGTGCTGATTTTCGTCGTGGCCCTGACCCTGATCGTCTATGCCATGGACTTCGTGTTCAGAAACCTGATTCAGCTGGTGCTGCCATGA
- the rplK gene encoding 50S ribosomal protein L11, with the protein MKKVAGLVKLQLPAGKATPAPPVGPALGQYGANIMEFTKAFNAQTADKGDAIIPVEITIYADRSFTFITKTPPMSYLIRKAAGLQKGSATPNKAKVGKLNWDQVLEIAKTKMPDLNAGSVEAAANTVAGTARSMGVTIEGAPNA; encoded by the coding sequence ATGAAGAAAGTCGCAGGCTTAGTCAAACTGCAACTCCCGGCGGGCAAGGCCACCCCGGCCCCCCCCGTGGGTCCCGCGCTGGGTCAGTACGGCGCGAACATCATGGAGTTCACGAAGGCGTTCAACGCGCAGACGGCCGACAAGGGTGACGCGATCATCCCCGTCGAGATCACCATCTACGCCGACCGCTCGTTTACCTTCATCACCAAGACCCCTCCCATGAGCTACCTGATTCGCAAGGCCGCCGGCCTGCAAAAGGGCAGCGCGACCCCCAACAAGGCCAAGGTCGGCAAGCTCAACTGGGACCAGGTTCTGGAAATCGCCAAGACCAAGATGCCCGACCTGAACGCGGGCAGCGTTGAAGCCGCCGCCAACACCGTGGCTGGCACCGCCCGCTCCATGGGCGTGACCATCGAGGGGGCCCCCAATGCCTAA